A portion of the Blautia hansenii DSM 20583 genome contains these proteins:
- a CDS encoding YerC/YecD family TrpR-related protein, with translation MSKKIHTEAVDSLFDAILSLKNREECYLFFEDVCTVNEILSLSQRFEVAKMLKEKRTYLEISEKTGASTATISRVNRSLNYGNDGYDMVFERVEEK, from the coding sequence ATGAGCAAAAAAATTCACACAGAGGCTGTTGACTCACTGTTTGATGCAATTTTAAGTTTAAAAAACAGAGAAGAATGTTATCTGTTTTTTGAAGATGTTTGTACTGTGAACGAAATTTTATCTTTATCTCAGCGTTTTGAAGTAGCGAAAATGTTGAAAGAAAAGAGAACTTATCTGGAAATTTCAGAAAAGACAGGGGCATCTACTGCAACAATCAGCCGTGTTAATAGAAGTCTGAATTATGGAAATGACGGATATGACATGGTATTTGAAAGAGTAGAAGAAAAATAA
- a CDS encoding DUF1836 domain-containing protein, translating to MTIDTKDILNSILASISRIDYIKPDEIPGIDLYMDQVTTFMENHLSSSKRHPEDKVLTKTMINNYAKNHLLPPPVKKKYSREHILMLTFIYYFKNIMSINDIQVLLGPIAEEFFPGNGSLKLQEVYQEIMDLELEQIEPLIKDVTKKFNKARSSFSNADEKEQDFLQKFAFICMLSFDVYVKKQVIENLIDQMATQDSSKNQD from the coding sequence ATGACGATAGACACAAAAGATATTTTAAACAGCATATTAGCCAGCATTTCACGGATTGACTACATCAAACCAGATGAAATCCCTGGCATTGATTTATATATGGATCAGGTTACAACATTCATGGAAAACCACTTATCTTCTTCCAAGCGTCATCCTGAAGATAAAGTATTAACCAAAACCATGATTAATAATTACGCCAAAAATCATTTACTGCCCCCTCCTGTAAAGAAAAAATATTCTCGTGAGCATATTTTAATGCTGACATTTATTTATTATTTTAAAAATATTATGTCCATCAATGACATACAAGTTCTTTTAGGACCTATTGCAGAGGAATTTTTTCCGGGAAACGGCAGTTTGAAATTGCAAGAAGTATATCAGGAAATTATGGATTTGGAATTAGAACAGATTGAGCCATTGATAAAGGATGTTACAAAAAAATTCAACAAAGCCCGTTCTTCTTTCTCTAATGCCGATGAAAAAGAACAAGATTTTCTTCAAAAATTTGCCTTTATTTGTATGTTAAGCTTTGATGTTTATGTAAAAAAACAGGTCATAGAAAATCTCATTGACCAGATGGCAACGCAGGACTCCTCTAAAAATCAAGACTGA
- the pcrA gene encoding DNA helicase PcrA — translation MSIYDTLNTEQREAVFHTEGPVLILAGAGSGKTRVLTHRIAYLIEEKGVNPWNIMAITFTNKAAGEMRERVDKIVGFGAESIWVSTFHSSCVRMLRRFIDRLGYDTNFTIYDADDQKTLMKDICKRLNIDTKVYKEKAILAAISSAKDELISPEEYELQNMADFSKKKVILAYKEYQKELKKNNALDFDDLIVKTVELFQSCPDVLEYFQERFRYIMVDEYQDTNTAQFKFVSLLASKYQNLCVVGDDDQSIYKFRGANIGNILGFEKVFSNAKVIRLEQNYRSTQNILNAANQVIQNNMERKRKTLWTENEEGEKLHFRQFMNAYEEAEYVVGEISKKVREGDGEYRDFAVLYRTNAQSRLFEEKLLMANIPYKLVGGVNFYARKEIKDLLAYLKTVDNAKDDLAVRRIINVPKRGIGATTLSRVQDYASERGIGFYDALREAEQIPSIGRAAVKVEPFVTFIQTLRSKQEFLSPSELLKDIIESTGYVEELRNEGTDEAEARIENIDELITKVVSYEEENEAPTLSGFLEEVALVADIDSVDGDDNQVLLMTLHSAKGLEFPYVYLAGMEDGIFPSYMTITADDPTEIEEERRLCYVGITRAMKELTLSCAQQRMIRGETQYNKVSRFIKEIPRELVELGREFPEKKLKEIPMPTSYQQMKQAFKQPAFIPKQFEVKKAQGLDYVVGDTVKHIKFGAGVVTDITEGGRDYEVTVNFDKVGVKKMFASFAKLKKI, via the coding sequence ATGAGTATCTATGATACATTAAATACAGAACAAAGAGAGGCTGTTTTTCATACAGAGGGACCTGTACTTATTTTGGCAGGAGCCGGTTCAGGAAAGACAAGGGTTCTTACCCACAGAATTGCCTATTTAATAGAAGAAAAAGGGGTAAATCCATGGAATATCATGGCAATTACCTTTACCAATAAGGCAGCGGGCGAGATGCGTGAAAGGGTAGATAAAATCGTAGGTTTTGGTGCGGAAAGTATTTGGGTATCTACTTTCCATTCCAGCTGTGTGCGAATGCTTCGCCGTTTTATCGACCGTTTGGGATATGATACCAATTTTACGATTTATGATGCAGATGACCAGAAAACATTGATGAAGGATATTTGTAAACGTCTCAATATTGACACAAAGGTTTATAAAGAAAAAGCGATTTTGGCGGCGATTTCTTCTGCGAAAGATGAGCTTATCAGTCCGGAAGAATATGAATTACAAAATATGGCAGATTTCTCCAAGAAGAAAGTTATTCTGGCGTATAAAGAATATCAAAAAGAACTGAAGAAAAACAATGCACTGGATTTTGATGATTTAATTGTAAAAACAGTGGAACTTTTTCAGTCCTGTCCTGATGTGCTGGAATATTTTCAGGAGCGTTTCCGCTATATTATGGTGGATGAATATCAGGATACCAATACGGCACAGTTTAAATTTGTAAGTCTTTTGGCAAGCAAATATCAAAATCTCTGTGTGGTAGGAGATGATGACCAGTCGATTTACAAATTTAGAGGAGCAAATATCGGAAATATTTTAGGATTTGAAAAGGTATTTTCCAATGCAAAGGTTATTCGTCTGGAGCAGAATTATCGTTCAACACAGAATATTTTGAATGCGGCAAATCAGGTTATTCAAAATAATATGGAAAGAAAGAGAAAGACTCTTTGGACAGAGAATGAAGAAGGTGAAAAGCTTCATTTCAGACAGTTTATGAATGCCTATGAAGAAGCAGAATATGTAGTCGGAGAAATCAGCAAAAAGGTGCGGGAAGGTGACGGAGAATATCGTGATTTTGCTGTATTGTACAGAACAAACGCGCAGTCTCGTCTTTTTGAAGAAAAACTTTTGATGGCAAATATTCCGTATAAGCTGGTAGGAGGTGTAAACTTCTATGCCAGAAAGGAAATTAAAGATTTGCTGGCATATTTAAAAACAGTAGATAATGCAAAAGATGATTTGGCAGTCAGAAGAATTATCAATGTGCCCAAAAGAGGAATTGGTGCAACGACTTTAAGTCGTGTGCAGGATTATGCCAGCGAAAGAGGAATAGGATTTTATGATGCACTTCGAGAGGCAGAACAAATTCCATCTATTGGCAGAGCAGCCGTGAAAGTAGAGCCTTTTGTTACTTTTATTCAAACATTGAGAAGTAAGCAGGAATTTCTTTCACCTTCCGAGCTCTTAAAGGATATTATAGAAAGTACAGGGTATGTAGAAGAATTGCGAAACGAAGGCACAGATGAGGCAGAGGCTCGAATTGAAAATATTGACGAGTTGATTACAAAAGTAGTTTCCTATGAGGAAGAAAACGAAGCTCCTACTTTGTCCGGATTTTTAGAGGAAGTAGCGCTGGTGGCAGATATTGACTCTGTGGATGGTGATGATAATCAGGTACTTTTAATGACCTTGCACAGTGCGAAAGGATTGGAATTTCCTTATGTGTACCTTGCGGGGATGGAAGATGGTATCTTCCCAAGCTATATGACAATTACAGCAGATGATCCTACGGAAATTGAAGAAGAACGACGCCTTTGCTATGTGGGAATTACAAGAGCCATGAAGGAACTAACTCTTTCCTGTGCACAGCAGAGAATGATCAGAGGGGAAACACAGTATAATAAGGTGTCTAGATTTATTAAAGAAATTCCAAGAGAATTAGTGGAATTGGGCAGAGAATTTCCAGAGAAAAAGTTAAAAGAAATACCAATGCCAACATCTTATCAGCAGATGAAACAGGCATTTAAGCAACCTGCCTTTATTCCAAAGCAGTTTGAGGTGAAAAAAGCACAGGGACTGGACTATGTAGTAGGTGACACAGTAAAACATATTAAGTTTGGTGCAGGTGTGGTGACAGATATTACAGAAGGCGGCAGAGACTATGAGGTCACTGTGAATTTTGATAAAGTTGGTGTGAAAAAAATGTTTGCATCTTTTGCAAAATTAAAAAAAATTTAA
- the rlmD gene encoding 23S rRNA (uracil(1939)-C(5))-methyltransferase RlmD — protein MKKGEIYEGIIETVEFPNKGKVQVEGKTVVVKNGIPGQKVRFMINKKKGTRLEGRLLEVLDKSPLEVREPVCSIFPACGGCMYQTMSYEEQLNMKAAQVKKLIDEAVIRGGQVDTEGKPDYIFEGIKGSPQEFAYRNKMEFSFGDKYKDGPLSLGLHKKGSTYDVLNACDCKLVHEDMTKILTCILEYCREEGFSYYHKMQHTGFLRHLLLRRGNTTGEILVNLVTTSEIETDFAELQKRLLALPLEGKIVGFLHIINNSLSDVVRSDETRILYGQDYFYEEILGLKFKITPFSFFQPNSYGAEVLYKTAREYIGDTKEMTVFDLYSGTGTISQIMASVAKEVIGVEIVEEAVKAAGENAHLNGIENCRFIAGDVLKVLDDIQEKPDFIILDPPRDGIHPKALPKIIDYGVDKLVYISCKPTSLARDLEMFLGRGYQVEKVCCVDQFCQTVHVETVCLLQRK, from the coding sequence TTGAAAAAGGGAGAAATTTACGAAGGAATTATTGAAACAGTAGAGTTCCCAAATAAGGGAAAAGTGCAAGTAGAAGGAAAAACAGTTGTTGTAAAAAATGGCATTCCGGGACAGAAGGTTCGCTTTATGATTAATAAAAAGAAGGGAACACGTCTGGAAGGCAGACTTTTAGAAGTTTTGGATAAATCTCCTTTGGAAGTGAGAGAGCCTGTATGCAGCATTTTTCCTGCCTGTGGAGGCTGTATGTATCAGACAATGTCTTATGAAGAACAGTTAAATATGAAGGCAGCACAGGTCAAAAAGTTAATTGATGAAGCAGTAATCAGAGGCGGACAGGTGGATACAGAAGGCAAACCGGATTATATTTTCGAGGGAATTAAAGGAAGTCCACAGGAATTTGCATATCGAAATAAAATGGAGTTTTCTTTTGGAGATAAATATAAAGACGGCCCCTTATCTTTAGGACTTCATAAAAAGGGAAGTACTTATGATGTGTTAAATGCCTGTGATTGCAAGCTGGTACATGAGGATATGACAAAAATTCTTACCTGTATTTTAGAATATTGCAGGGAAGAAGGATTTTCCTATTACCATAAAATGCAGCACACAGGATTTTTGCGCCATTTACTTTTACGCAGAGGAAATACAACAGGGGAAATTCTGGTAAATTTGGTAACTACAAGCGAAATAGAAACAGATTTTGCAGAGCTGCAAAAACGATTATTAGCATTGCCACTGGAAGGAAAAATTGTAGGTTTCCTGCACATTATCAACAATTCTCTTTCTGACGTGGTAAGAAGTGACGAAACCAGAATTCTTTATGGACAAGACTATTTTTACGAAGAAATTTTAGGATTGAAGTTTAAGATTACGCCATTTTCCTTTTTCCAGCCAAATTCTTATGGGGCAGAGGTGCTTTACAAAACTGCCAGAGAATATATCGGTGATACAAAGGAAATGACAGTGTTTGACCTTTATAGCGGAACCGGTACAATTTCACAGATTATGGCTTCTGTGGCAAAAGAAGTTATCGGTGTGGAGATTGTGGAAGAGGCAGTAAAGGCAGCGGGAGAAAATGCACATTTGAATGGAATTGAAAATTGCAGATTTATTGCAGGGGATGTGCTGAAAGTGCTGGATGATATTCAGGAAAAGCCGGACTTTATTATATTAGACCCGCCAAGAGATGGAATTCATCCAAAGGCATTGCCGAAGATTATTGATTATGGTGTGGACAAGCTGGTGTATATTTCCTGTAAACCTACAAGTCTGGCAAGGGATTTGGAGATGTTTTTGGGGAGAGGATATCAGGTGGAGAAGGTGTGCTGTGTGGATCAATTTTGTCAGACGGTGCATGTGGAGACTGTGTGTCTTTTACAACGTAAATAA
- a CDS encoding tyrosine-type recombinase/integrase, producing the protein MLTCTKSRYRPPDSFKYCARVIHYELGNVLFHAHCLRHTHGMILAEGGVNPKTVMKRLGHKDIKTTLQTYTFNTETMQQKAVDVFEQSLQA; encoded by the coding sequence ATTTTAACTTGTACCAAATCTCGATATAGACCACCTGATTCTTTCAAATATTGTGCAAGGGTAATTCATTATGAACTGGGTAATGTATTATTTCATGCTCATTGTTTACGTCATACACATGGAATGATACTGGCAGAAGGTGGTGTGAACCCTAAAACTGTTATGAAACGGTTAGGACATAAGGATATTAAAACAACTTTACAGACTTATACATTCAATACAGAAACTATGCAGCAAAAAGCAGTTGATGTATTTGAGCAGTCCTTACAGGCATAA
- a CDS encoding integrase core domain-containing protein has product MQCSYSKKAYPWDNACIESFHSLIKREWLNRFKIQDYDHAYRLIFEYLEAFYNTKQIHSHCDYMSPNDYEELYRRLQQDELQLAG; this is encoded by the coding sequence ATGCAGTGTAGTTATTCTAAAAAGGCATATCCATGGGATAACGCATGTATTGAGTCATTCCATTCCCTGATTAAGAGAGAATGGCTGAATCGGTTTAAGATTCAAGATTATGATCATGCATATCGTTTGATTTTCGAATATTTGGAAGCATTTTATAATACGAAACAAATTCATAGTCACTGTGATTATATGTCACCAAACGATTATGAAGAGCTGTATCGTAGGCTTCAACAAGACGAATTGCAGCTGGCAGGTTAA
- a CDS encoding type II toxin-antitoxin system death-on-curing family toxin, with product MKRTEDSLDAKQVLSVIEKYSTALDLLDEYDHQTMGRPEGNGATYVLTYEECKHVIDSMKFGNESAIFGNEKDDSFKGSIGNIYQSFGGQDVYPSLEEKAANLLYFVTKNHSFSDGNKRIAAAMFLYFLDKNGVLFVDGKKMIADHTLVALTIMIAESKPEEKEMMISVIMNCIA from the coding sequence ATGAAACGTACAGAGGATAGTCTTGATGCAAAACAGGTATTGTCAGTTATAGAAAAATACAGTACCGCTTTAGATTTGTTGGATGAGTACGATCATCAAACAATGGGGCGACCAGAGGGAAATGGTGCCACATATGTGCTTACTTATGAGGAATGTAAGCACGTAATTGACAGCATGAAATTTGGAAATGAATCTGCGATTTTTGGAAATGAAAAAGATGATTCATTTAAGGGAAGTATTGGAAATATATATCAGAGTTTTGGCGGACAAGATGTCTACCCATCGCTGGAAGAAAAAGCAGCGAATCTCTTATATTTTGTAACAAAAAATCATAGTTTTTCAGATGGAAATAAGCGAATAGCAGCGGCAATGTTTTTGTACTTTCTTGATAAAAATGGAGTACTATTTGTGGATGGAAAGAAGATGATTGCTGATCATACGTTGGTCGCATTGACCATTATGATTGCGGAGTCTAAACCTGAAGAGAAAGAAATGATGATTAGTGTAATAATGAACTGCATAGCATAG